TTACATGTTTCTTAATAGTCTTGTGCTTTCCTAGACCTTATGCACTTGCAAGCAGATCATGTGGGAGCAAAGGGTAGTTAACCAATTATTTGATGAATCCCAAGACACCTCAGCACCTTGCTTTATAACCACTTAATCAAGTACAATTAAAGTACAAATAACATGGAAGTCAACTGATACTCCCCAAAAATATTATTGCTGGCAGACACGAAAAACTTGAGCCacatttgataatttttttcaagGATGTATGATTAGAATGAATTTCGCTCCATCTTTGCACCGGTGGCAATTTGTACAGTGTACACAATAGTTTCTAAACCACTTTCTACAATTTCGACAATACGCACGTTCTCGTCATGTAGGCACAGAACGAACAACAAATTTTACTAAATGGCAACAAATGGTAAAAAATTGGATTGTATACAAGAATCTCTAATAGCATGCCCAAACAACCAATCATAGCCTTTTATGGGTTGAGATTATCTAGTGCCTCCAGGAGAATAGGCCTAAACCTCTTGCAATCCAGTTTCACATTCTGCTTGTCCATGAAGGTCTGCCTGATGAAGTCGAATCCGCGCTGGTGGAACGAAATAGGGTTCTTGAAGATCTCATGGTCCCTCGGGTAGTGATCCGTGAGGCTGCTCTCATCGACGCTGATGCTGTATTGCTTGTACCGCAGGCCCATGAGCTCCGCTGGGTTGCCGAAATCGGTGCGGGATACCCATTCCAGCCCGCCCCATGGCACTATCTGAATAAGCGTGGCATTCTGTGGCAAGAACACACAGTTTGTGAGTCCAGCCCCATGGACTCCCATCATCACGTCGACCGAGTTAACCAGCCCAGCAAACCTAGAGATATCTGAGCTCACATTGGCCTCATCAATCACCACCTCAAAGCCGAGTTCCTCAGCCATTgcaatgatctcatcaagattgAGGAACATTCTTGTACGGTGCCTCTTGATGATGAGCAATCTTGGCTTGACCTTAGGGTACTCCCCGAGCACAGTAACAGTGTCCCTGCCCAGTGAGTAAGCTCCGCGCATAAATCTGTTGAAATCAACCATAGATAAGTTGTGCGGCGCCTTCGACGAGTCTATTGTGAACTCCATGTAAGCATGCAGGCCGACGATGACATGCTTGAAGCAATGAACCTGGTCATCCTTGCTGAAATCAATCACAGGGTATTTGGATAGCTTCTGAAGCACAGTCTGATACTTGATTGTCCACCAAAGTGCCATATCTGTTATAAGAAACTGAACTTCTCCATTAAACTCGCTTGCAGTCGTGAAAAGAGGGACCATGACATCAGTGAAGTCATGGAACAGATTTCCTGTGTACCCTGTCAGTGAAAAGATCACAGCAGGCACATCATGGTACTTGGTGCACTCAGGGGCCACTTTGCTTGATTTCACTGTCAGCTCAGTGATATGGCTGAGGCAGAACTCATCCCCTTTCCGAGGGTATGGCTTAATTTTCCACAGCTCATCTCTTTGTGAACCGGCACGCTCCATGAACAAGATCGAAGTGGCATTTGGGTGAACTATAACGTCACCGCGCATCTCGCACACATTTGCtctaaaatttgagaaatcacACAGGGGCTTGCTCCCCTGCTGGACATTGCTCGTATCTGCGAAGTGGAAAGTACTACATCAACAACACACTATGTTGAATAAGAAAAGTAGGCAGAGACAGCTGCACCAGCACAACCGACAGAGAAACAGGAGATCGGAACTAGTGATAATGAGACATcaataataagagctccaaaagttcacaaaaaataaatagagcTCCAATAGTACATAAAAAAGGGAAGAGCTCCAATACATAACTTGAAGTAATCAACGCACAATGGGTATCACTGAAAATGTTATCAGattaatataatataatggAACATACTGAAACCAAAGTCTTACACCCTTGGATTAACAATATTTTCATCTATTGAGAGTCACAATTTCGAAACATTTGTGTATGTAACATTTCAACTCTTTAATCTTACTGTAATGAGGTGAAAGAGGTTAAATGATCGTAGCATACTGTTTCATAGGGGTATGTGTGGCATTTCGCATTAACTTTTTCTACACTTGGTGCACAGTTGGTTACACCACTGTTGTTGTGAGATAAGGTGAGTACGGATATGAGACGAAAACTATCCCAAGTTAGAAGTGTTTGCGAGGCTGCTTGGGTTCAGAACAGACATCGTTCAGCATGTGCTCACTTAAAGTATGCTAGCTAGTACTATCACTGTTTTGGCAAATCTAACCAAATCAAGCTTTTTAATGGAGAACACCCCAAGTTAGAGCAACAAGGAGAAGCATAAATACATAGGATGGCATAGCGTGGGTACATACCGTCTTGTTGCTTGGCATTTTCGGTGTCTTCGGTGTCATGAATGGTGTAATTGGAAACCGTTGGGAGCGTGACTTTATGCTTCTCCGCCGCGTGCCcacgctcctcctccttccctttCCTCTTCCCGTCACCTCCACCACCTGGGCGTGAACAACCAAGAGCAAAATTAAAAGACAAATCCGAACAAGAAAGTTGAATTACCCATCTCACCTATGAGGGTCAAATCATGGATCTAAGAACACCGACTGTAACGAAACGAATCGAATCTGTTGCGAATTCCGGTGTCTGAACAAGGGAATGATGTGCCGCTCAACTGCGACGTCTCACCTAGCGTCTCCTCGTCGGATTTATGGGCGCTCCCGTCCTTGTCGGGGGTCAGCTCCGTCATTCCGCTGGCCGGGTCCGGTTCGCTCAGCACCCGgctctcttcctcctcgcctTTGGTCCCTGCCGCAAGGGATTAAAAGCAGCCGTACCACACGTCACCAGACGAGGAAGATAAGGTAGTAAAAAATTTAGCAAGAAGAACACCTTTCGGGTGAAAATTAGCACACAAAGGAGAAGGAATTCACCTTCTGGTTTCCCATCGGCGTCGTCGTCGACCACTCTGGGATCTCCACCTGAAGAAAGAACAATTCGAGTTAATTTTCAAGAAAATTCACGGTGCTGAGAATCAGGCGGAGTGAGGAGGGGGAGAGCTTACCGAGAGCGTCGGTTGAGGTCTTCCTGGTGGTGGCGGGCGGCGAGTTGACCTTCTGCTGGATCACGATGGACGTCGGCGCCTGGTCCACCGGAAGCTTGCCGTTCACTGCGCCGCACGCCGTAGTTAGTTAAAGAAGCTGAAGGTGGCGAGTCGCGCTCGAGAGAGGGGAAGCCGAGATGAATTAAAGGGGGGCCTGAACTTTGTGTGTCTCTTCAATTACTTACGGCTGAAGAGGATGGCGTCGGGCTTGGAGACGACGACGAAGGTGAGGGAGACGAGGAAGAAGCCGACGACGATGACTAGCAGCCTGAACCGCCGCGACTCCTGCCGGAGGCCCCGGACCAGCTTCGGCCGCTCCCCCGCCTTCATCCTGACGACGCCCTCCTGCCCTTTTTCCACTTCTTGGACCCGACCAAGGAGAGAGGCGTGCAAGAAAAGAGAGACGAGAGGAGTCCCGGGGGAGAAAACGAAGCACAGGAGGAAGCAAGAAGACGACGCAGTCAGACTTGGCCTCTGACCAGAGCGGAGGATGAGGGGGTGGGTGGTGGGCTGCTGGGTGGAGACCGGAGAGCGAGGTATGGCGACCTAAGCAGCCGAGACCGAGCGCTGCGCGCAGCTAGGCTGGCGAGTGGCGAGTTTGCGTCGGCTGCTCTTCTTTCGTAGGTCTTTCCTTCTGCTCTATTATTGCCTTTTGTTTGATCTCTTTCTTGCATCGTTGGAACAGGTCTGCGCGGCGCTGGGCCACGCCGTTCCTTTTTTAAGAGATCCCACCCAGTTAATAGATAGCAAACAAGGAATTGAGATGCAACGAAGGATAACAATTGATTTTTTACATAATAGAATAAAATTCCGGCTTCTCGAGACATCTAACCCTTAGTATTAAAAAGTTTCAGCCATAAAGCTGATAGTATCATACACCCGTGATGTGAAGAAATTGGCAGATTCAAAGGTAGTCTGGGTAGGTCTAAAACTACcttaaattttgaaaaaaaaaattagtgtcTATATAGTCTAGTACATTACaaacaaggaaaaaagaaagtcTAAGAGCACAGCCACACAAAGCTAACATCAAGCCATCATCCATCGACTCATCAACTCCATCCCTCTTCCCCTCTCATCTGGCTCCTAACCTACTCAAGCGGGTGGTAGTAGGGCGTAGTCGAGTAGGATGGAGGGAGCCAGGGACCACGGATCCAGGGAGGCGTGTCGTGCGTGCTCAGCGGGCGGCTATGGGCATGCTGTAAGCATGCGGCATGCTAACAGCTGCGAGCAAGCACGGTAGCTCCAAACAGTCAGTGAGTCAAGTACTAATTAATTCCTCTAAGATCCTAACAGTAGAGACAGGTGTGTGCAATTAGAATATGTTTGTGGTAAACATAACTCGATGGTACTCACAGAAGTAGTTGATGCAGAAATTTGTTATTTGTTTGGCAAGGGTAGTGTTAAATTTGTTGAGAGTGGATGGAGAAATTAGAACATAGGTAGGGATGCGCTTGACAAGGGTTGAAAGAGTATTTCTGCAACGAGAAAAGATAAGTTGAGAAATGGTATGGGTGATAAGTTATTGAACAATTGTttagtcatatttattgagTGATATATTTTATCCAAGACGGGTGAGAATGATATAATTGAGAGTTTCATGGCCATGAGAAAGCGTAAAGTGAATAATCTAGAGTAAtattttaatttctatatttagTTAAGACCTTACTGtttatattgtatttttttgcaaatttaaaACTTGTTTgttgaatttttaatattatgaGAGCTTTTTAATATGTTTATATTGTATTTTTGGTAATTTTATACTCGTATATTGAATTTGCGATCTTATAAACATTTGAGTCCCTACCCAATGCAAAAATCCTAGATCCACCACTGAACATACACCCACATAGTTATGATGAGAGATATTATTATTAAATCTTATTACTAAATCTCCATCCATGTAAAATGAAAATCTGCATAAGGTCATCTCTAGCAGCtactcaaattttcatcctcaaaaatactattacagcatcctctatcactattacagcatcccatattttttcatctccaacagctaccccatttcctaccttctactcatctttttctctctccggtcccGCTGTCGGCCTCTatgaacagtactgctacataCTGGCAGTCACTGTAaacagtactactacagtgTGCTACTGTGATGCGTATTGCTACAGTAACCCCCGCAAAATACAGACCAGTACTCTATTCGCAGCACTGTAGCACCACATGAGGTACCTACTGGAGATCGATTTTCAGAGTACGGTAGCACTGGATAACTCCACTGCTGGAGTTGGTCTAACTATCCTTTCCAATGTGTGCATGCAAGCTTTATCATCGCCTTGTCCTCTTCACTTCACTCTAGTAGCGCATGAAAGGATAACGATATCATCCAGAGGAGTGAAAGGGTTTCTCAGGGAACAACTTCTGTTGCACCAAAGGGTTCAATAGATCACTTTAAATGAATGCAGCGGATTAGCAATATGCAGATAGTCCATAGATTTTTTTCAAGTCTCCGCAAAGTGCGGATACTCTGTAGAAATATGTGGATACtttgaaatttcagaaaaaactTAAGAGATGCATATGCAATATAACGTGGATGAAATCCACGAATCACCCAGCACCAGTGGATGTATTCCAACCTATTTTACCAACTACCTACAGCTCAAAGTTCACAAGAAACTAGATCAAGCAATctgcacaaatattaagcaagaactcaaaaacaaaaaaaaaataagagaggagacatgcaatttgttttctgaagtttggacacctcctctagaggttcctacgtctccgttgataGGCGACGGTTAAAACTGCACGTATCGAAACTTGAACCGACAAGAAAAATTACGCTTCGGTATACATTGAGGGCATTAAATGCATATCAAAGATACAGTTACCAAGGGGCTGTATGGTcatgctaaaaaaaatttaagcaaTTTCAACGAAGTGCATCCGCCACATTAGACTTCGagaggccgaaggggacggcgttgagataCATCTTATAGACTACAGGTTCGGCtcatcgaagataaaccttaccaatagggggctactgttggggatgatctcccgcccccctcttcggagggtagCTTGATGTCTACTGGAAAGACCGCATGCTTGTCATTGCAATTTCGTTTCAGGGACCTCATCTGAAGGTTGCGAAGATTGTGAAGCTCCATtagtcgaagggtgtaggcgcgcccATAGTCTCGATCTCCCGTGCTGGCGAAGATAGAGGCGAGCCTTCGACCGAAGGCCGAAGTCCATGCCAACGGTCTTGATTGACTGCGGCGGGCGAAGGTAGAAGCCGATCTTCGCTCGGAAGCCGAAGGCCATCGGATGGACAACGGAATGGAGAAGACTTCGACGGATCTTCGGAGACGAAGATCACGACTGGATAGTAGGGCCCGTTTTGGTCGTTCGGGGTAGAGCTGTAATTATATAAATTTGCTTACTTGTATCATAATACCCCcgaatattccgagaatgtagcaggtaaagggTTAGAGCCTGTGAACCACGTCTGGAGTGGTCGAGTACGAGCTATTAATAGGGTCATATTGTACCCGGAAGATCGATCGAAAAACTGTTCCACCCTAAACACATGtcaccccgaggacccttggaCATTTCCGTAAATTATGATATGTGGTAAAATAGATGAGGTGATTGATTTTTCATGCGACATGGCATGAGACTATAAGGGCCTAAAGGTGAGGATGTAATTAATTTGGCTATCCCTTAAATGAATAATTTTTACTCACCTTTTTCTCAGAGAAAAGCTAAACAAGCACCCAAAAATATATCAAGCATTCTTCTTCCTAATTTTGGTTGGCAAGGTTAGACCGATGATCCAAACATATTCCACATTTGTACCTGTTGTCCTCAATTTCTACCTTTTTTCTTCTAGAACTGATCTTTGTGCTTGTTCTAGTACTGAGCTACATAGAACTAGAAGGTGATGCGACAATCGCTACACAGTCCATCGCGAACCATGCCAGACCAAATACAGTACTTGAAAAGCGCTTTGTTTCCGAAGCTTCGGATCAGCTTTTAATCTCCTGTAGTTAGCCAGGACCCTTGAGTTGTTCGAGGCACGTTAGTGTCAGCACGAAGCTGGCCATGTGCTCCCCATGCTGTCCTCTGGGCGCAGTGTCCGGACACCTCGTCGTGGTTACGTTTACCATCAGCTTCCACTTGTTTTGTCACCATTGCTAAAAAGAAGTCCGAGATTCCGTGCCCGACTCGAACTTCCAGTAATTCTCCTTTGGCAGGTTGTACATCCACGCAGCTTCTTGGAATATCTGAATTTAAACCTAACAGCACCTAACACAAAGTACACAAAGCCTTTTATATTGACAACTTTCCTCCTATTGGCACACGTGCCTAGTCCGGGTCATGTTAGAAGCTGAAACTCCTTACTGCTaacgattttctttttttgagtgGGGGTAAAAATTTCAACTTTGTGGCGCAATTGCTCACCAAACAAGTATGAAACCTGCCTAATCGGATGACAACTGAAGTTGACTTTTTCCATATATTAATTAATAGTCGTATTTTGGTAAGATTTTAGACAAGGGCCAGCCTGCCTTATACGCCCTGCAAAAGGTTGGCCTAACACGAAATATGTGGGGATGCTTTTATACCAAAAGTAATATTGCTACTACAACATGATGTTTGTACGATACCTACGAGGATAAAATAAGCAAGCACATGGATGTTTGTATGATACCTGCGAGGATAAAATAAATGGAACTCGACCAAGAAGGGTCCTTTTTTCATAAATGATGCTCTCACCGACAGGCATATTAAGGTGCACTGTTTGGCTCAGTATGATTAGGCAACTAACAGTCATGGAATGGGAACTTACCCAAACTTATGTAGCTAGCTTTGACACCGCACTGCTCGGTCCAATCTGTTTCACTTGCAGTTTACAACATCCACACGCCTTATAACAGTACAAATTTGTGATGGAGCCATGGATGTAATGTTCCTGATAATGGCATGCCAAACTTCTCTTGTTAGGATTGTTCAACCATAATTCTTCCTGCCCTATTGACATTGAGACTCGATCATTGTGATGTGTCCACACGGACAAGCAGGTGTGAATTTGTCCAAGGTTACTGGAAGAAAACTGCAAGAAGTCACGGAGAAGATCTAGCTATACTAGAAACAGAGCAAGAAAATAGAAGTAAACACAAGACTTAATTCAAAATCTCTCAACTTTTATTAATGTTAGTTTTATTCTTTGTATAAGTACAATATATGTATAATATCTAACTTGGCCCAATAGTAGACATATAATTCTTCAGTTAATTATATATAATAGAACTCAACAGCAGAAtatgtgaattttttaataaaacattaaaaaatcaACTAAGACATCTTATTTTAAAACATAAAACCTTTTTGACACGTCATTGTAAAATGGTGTTGCAAGACTATGCTGCCATGCACCCAAAATGACGTGGCAAGCAGCAGCCCCGCCATGGTGAGTGACGTTGCAGTGTTGTCTTACCATGCCACCGACTATGGTGTGGCCAGAAAGATTATTTTGAAAACATAATATCCTGAGCAATTTAATTAAAGTGTTTTATTCGAAAAAGgtttaaaacataaaaaaattcaacttatGGTATCACAAACTAATAGGAGTCATTAACATAACCATTTGACATAATCAAGTAAAAAAAAGCATGTAGAAGAGGTTGTGCATAAATATTGCAATGAACATTGAACTATAGGCTAATATGGTAAGGGAATTTACTTTCCTTCATTGTGATCCTCTGGTCTGGATATTGAGTAAAACAACAGTTTGAACAAGTTTTAAAAAACTTGATATTATCGATGATTAGTAAATTGTCGATCTTACGAATAGGTGGTAaaagtaggggatactcccCCTTGCCTAGATGGTCAAAAATAAGTTGGTcatagctagcctagatgggatctaaaacTAGTCAAAAGTTCCTTACACGTTGTCCGATGAGTTGTCGATGTAGATCATGATTGTGGTTGTCAATTAGCCTCCGATTACATCTAGATGTCTTGTCTTCTCCGCAAGGTCCCCCAGCTCCATATATATGGGCGTTGGCATGTAGCATCCGGATTTCTTTCCGAGTGGGATTTTGTCATCTTTAAACTTAGGGATAAACATCCTTATTTAAGGGATATGTGGACACCTATAGAAGGTTTCCAAATGTCTTGGTATTTTCTTCCTAAATATGATCGTACACTCTAGGTATCTAGGGTATTATAAAGAATCGTATATGTATTATAtgtggtagttttatactactcatcatcaGATATCTAAATGTGAAAAGCGAACAAACACAAACAAATATCTTAATGAACTAGGGTTGAGCAAATTTTTGCAGAAAGATGAGATATTCCATGAGCATCGGGTGATTGTTGTCACTCATGATAGTCTCGAGTCCCCAAGATTAGGGAACTCCACACACTCTATATTCATATACTAGAATGCAATAAGTTGATAAGAAATACTCGCTCTGattccaaatataagtccattagAGTGTCAACACGGTCTCTAATATGacactttgactaataatatctataTAAATAGATCATTTCAAATAGAAATAGATATATATTATGAGAGTATTTTTCATGGTGAACCTAGCAACATCAAGCATATGTTGTCGATCTATATGATTTTTAACTCTTGATGGTTCAAACTAAAAAGGTTGGCTTAGGAGAAACCTAAATGGAGTTATATTTGGGATCGAATGGAGTAGTTGCGTACAATTTGAGCACCCGAGCTACTGAACTAACTGTTTACACTACTACAACAAAGTCCATCCATGccccctttcactgtcggttcagaAATAACCGACAGTTATAAAGTATTACTACTAGGTCTTACAAAAAATGGGCAGTAATAGCCCATCCAacaaaaaccggcagtgataatcaagtatgACAATCGGTTTTTTAATtggactggcagtgatacttgatt
The sequence above is drawn from the Phragmites australis chromosome 10, lpPhrAust1.1, whole genome shotgun sequence genome and encodes:
- the LOC133930031 gene encoding alpha-1,3-arabinosyltransferase XAT3, whose product is MKAGERPKLVRGLRQESRRFRLLVIVVGFFLVSLTFVVVSKPDAILFSLNGKLPVDQAPTSIVIQQKVNSPPATTRKTSTDALGGDPRVVDDDADGKPEGTKGEEEESRVLSEPDPASGMTELTPDKDGSAHKSDEETLGGGGDGKRKGKEEERGHAAEKHKVTLPTVSNYTIHDTEDTENAKQQDDTSNVQQGSKPLCDFSNFRANVCEMRGDVIVHPNATSILFMERAGSQRDELWKIKPYPRKGDEFCLSHITELTVKSSKVAPECTKYHDVPAVIFSLTGYTGNLFHDFTDVMVPLFTTASEFNGEVQFLITDMALWWTIKYQTVLQKLSKYPVIDFSKDDQVHCFKHVIVGLHAYMEFTIDSSKAPHNLSMVDFNRFMRGAYSLGRDTVTVLGEYPKVKPRLLIIKRHRTRMFLNLDEIIAMAEELGFEVVIDEANVSSDISRFAGLVNSVDVMMGVHGAGLTNCVFLPQNATLIQIVPWGGLEWVSRTDFGNPAELMGLRYKQYSISVDESSLTDHYPRDHEIFKNPISFHQRGFDFIRQTFMDKQNVKLDCKRFRPILLEALDNLNP